In Candidatus Neptunochlamydia vexilliferae, the sequence GATTGGAGATGTGACAACAACCATGCTATGGATTGGTGGGCAAATCACCTCAATTAAGGTCATCACCGAAATCTTCCTACCCAGTTTAGTATCTCTCCTTTTCCCCCTCCTTTTCTTTACCGTTACATTAAAAGGGCAATTTCCCAAGTCAGAGATCGATTTTCGCGATGAACCTTTAGAACCCGGCGCCCACCTGATTTTTTATCTCGGGATTATTCTCTTTTTGTGCGTTCCCGTCTTTAAAGCCGTGACCGGTTTGCCCCCCTTCATGGGAATGCTTATCGCCCTTTCCATTATGTGGCTCGTCACCGATGTTCTCCACCACCGGCATGAGCAACGGCAACATTTGCGGATTCCCCACATCCTGACCAAGATCGATGTGTCGAGTATCCTTTTCTTCCTGGGGATTCTTTTAAGTGTGAATGCACTTGAGTCAACAGGCCTTTTAGATGGGGCGGCCGAATGGCTCAACGCCCATATGCAAAGTGAGGCAATCATTGCTTCCATTATTGGAGTGGTCTCAGCCATTGTTGACAACGTTCCTCTTGTGGCCGCAACCATAGGAATGTATGACTTGCAAACCGTGCCGACCGACTCACCCCTTTGGCTCATGATTGCCTATGCAGCTGGAACAGGGGGAAGCATCCTCATCATGGGTTCTTCTGCAGGAGTCGCTCTTATGGGACTCGAAAAAGTTGACTTCTTCTCCTATTTAAAGAAGATTTCGATCCCCGTTTTCATTGGGTATGTCCTCGGCATGCTCTTCTACGTCTATATCTACTAGAAAATAAGTCGCTTACGCCTGGCTGCCATTTTCCCGAACAAAAAAACCAAAGCTACCTCATTAGAATCTGAGTTACAACAAGCCCTATAAACCTCAGTTTCGGGTTTAGTTTGCTTAGCTCCAGAGGGAGTTTTGCTTAAATTTTCTTCTTTTGGATCGAAGGTAAGG encodes:
- the nhaD gene encoding sodium:proton antiporter NhaD, with the protein product MDTEIFTLSHGILIAVFCIGYAAIILEFLIRVNKTAVALFMAVVCWLIYFVGDKQPLNVSMAFLNTHLSDVSQILFFLLGAMTMVELIDSHKGFNTFIHHLHHRSKRKMLWIICGISFFLSAVLDNLTTTILMISILRKLIPHKSERFIFSCMVIVAANAGGAWTPIGDVTTTMLWIGGQITSIKVITEIFLPSLVSLLFPLLFFTVTLKGQFPKSEIDFRDEPLEPGAHLIFYLGIILFLCVPVFKAVTGLPPFMGMLIALSIMWLVTDVLHHRHEQRQHLRIPHILTKIDVSSILFFLGILLSVNALESTGLLDGAAEWLNAHMQSEAIIASIIGVVSAIVDNVPLVAATIGMYDLQTVPTDSPLWLMIAYAAGTGGSILIMGSSAGVALMGLEKVDFFSYLKKISIPVFIGYVLGMLFYVYIY